The following are encoded together in the Rhizobium sp. SSA_523 genome:
- a CDS encoding SDR family oxidoreductase, translating to MTEAGGTNRIALVTGGGTGVGKAIATALAEAGYRVIISGRRAPVLEEAAAAIPAGAGGSVEAIAADVGDPASVRSLFEAIVERHGRLDLLVNNAGMSAPGVALEDVTFEQWNAVVSANLTGAFLCTQAAFRIMKAQSPRGGRIINNGSISATTPRPNSSPYTATKHAITGLTKSTALDGRDFDIACGQIDIGNAGTDMTKRIATGVIQANGSIAAEPTIDPMHIANAVVYMASLPLDANVLTMTVMATKMPFVGRG from the coding sequence ATGACCGAAGCCGGCGGGACAAATCGCATCGCCCTCGTCACCGGCGGCGGTACCGGAGTGGGTAAAGCCATCGCGACGGCACTGGCTGAAGCCGGTTACCGCGTCATCATTTCCGGGCGCCGGGCACCCGTTCTGGAAGAGGCTGCCGCCGCCATTCCGGCGGGAGCCGGGGGATCGGTCGAAGCCATTGCCGCCGATGTCGGGGATCCGGCCTCCGTCAGGAGCCTGTTCGAGGCGATCGTCGAGCGCCATGGACGGCTGGATCTGCTTGTCAACAATGCCGGCATGAGTGCACCGGGCGTCGCCCTGGAGGATGTCACCTTCGAGCAGTGGAATGCCGTTGTCAGCGCCAATCTGACCGGCGCCTTTCTCTGCACGCAGGCGGCTTTCAGGATCATGAAGGCGCAAAGCCCCCGCGGCGGGCGGATCATCAACAATGGCTCGATCTCGGCGACCACGCCGCGTCCGAATTCCTCGCCTTATACGGCGACCAAGCATGCGATAACCGGCCTGACGAAATCGACGGCGCTCGATGGCCGCGATTTCGATATCGCCTGCGGCCAGATCGATATCGGCAATGCCGGGACCGACATGACAAAGCGGATAGCAACAGGGGTTATCCAGGCCAACGGGTCGATCGCGGCCGAACCGACGATCGATCCGATGCATATTGCCAATGCCGTCGTCTACATGGCGAGCCTGCCGCTTGACGCCAATGTTTTGACGATGACCGTGATGGCGACGAAAATGCCTTTTGTCGGCCGCGGTTAG
- a CDS encoding FadR/GntR family transcriptional regulator, whose product MKTDGILTHVPALGGAISRHTARDIVADKLTTLIATGMLQPGDELPGERDLAHVLNVSRETVRGAIHILAGKGFIEVSQGSRSRVAKVDLSDLPITITTSGAIDRYDLDAVHEARLLVELDVVAQAVDGIDEATLEKLDALLETQRRLGNDTMRFLICDREFHLAIYRACCNPLLRDFVIDLYGYLMDHRRQAMAVPGATQNSYDDHVAIVSALRRRDKAKVVDAFKSHLTRIYETTRAMRESPPLERRGDR is encoded by the coding sequence ATGAAGACCGACGGCATTCTGACACATGTACCCGCATTGGGTGGGGCCATAAGCCGCCACACCGCGCGCGACATTGTTGCCGACAAACTGACCACGCTGATTGCCACCGGAATGCTGCAGCCCGGCGACGAACTGCCGGGCGAGCGCGATCTGGCGCATGTCCTCAATGTCAGCCGGGAGACGGTGCGCGGCGCAATCCACATTCTCGCCGGCAAAGGTTTCATTGAAGTCTCGCAGGGCAGCCGCAGCCGCGTCGCCAAGGTTGATCTCAGCGATCTGCCGATCACCATCACCACCTCCGGCGCCATCGACCGCTACGATCTGGATGCCGTGCATGAGGCGCGCCTGCTAGTCGAACTGGATGTCGTGGCGCAGGCGGTGGACGGCATCGACGAGGCAACGCTTGAAAAGCTCGATGCGCTTCTGGAGACCCAGCGGCGCCTTGGCAATGATACAATGCGCTTCCTGATCTGCGACCGGGAATTTCACCTGGCCATCTACCGCGCCTGCTGCAATCCCTTGCTGAGGGATTTCGTCATCGATCTCTATGGTTACCTCATGGATCACCGCCGTCAGGCGATGGCCGTGCCGGGTGCCACGCAAAACAGCTATGACGACCATGTGGCCATCGTCAGCGCGCTTCGCCGGCGCGACAAGGCGAAGGTCGTGGACGCTTTCAAATCTCATCTGACGCGTATCTACGAGACGACGCGGGCCATGCGGGAATCGCCGCCGCTTGAAAGGCGAGGCGACCGCTAG
- a CDS encoding TIM barrel protein, with protein MTLFSANLGFLWQELPLPDAIRAARKAGFDAVECHWPYAVPAVEVRRALDETGLAMLGLNTVRGHVADGDNGLSALPDRIDEARAAIRQAIAYAEAIGTPNIHVMAGKAEGDAARQVFVDNLAYACDLAEACGKTILIEPLNPYDAPGYFLASSAQACEIIGAIGKPNLKLMFDCYHIQIIEGDLTRRLEQLMPIIGHIQIAAVPSRAEPDSGEVDYRHILKMVARLGYSAPIGAEYRPQGAVEAGLGWMAVLR; from the coding sequence ATGACCCTGTTCTCCGCCAATCTCGGTTTTCTCTGGCAGGAGCTTCCGCTGCCCGATGCCATCCGCGCCGCGAGAAAAGCCGGCTTCGATGCCGTGGAATGCCATTGGCCCTATGCCGTTCCCGCGGTGGAGGTGCGGCGTGCACTGGATGAAACGGGCCTGGCAATGCTTGGGCTGAACACTGTCCGGGGACATGTTGCGGATGGCGACAATGGGTTGAGCGCCCTGCCGGATCGCATCGACGAGGCTCGCGCGGCAATCCGCCAGGCGATCGCCTATGCCGAAGCGATCGGAACGCCAAACATCCATGTCATGGCCGGAAAGGCTGAAGGCGATGCCGCCCGACAGGTCTTTGTCGACAATCTCGCCTATGCCTGCGATCTGGCCGAAGCCTGTGGCAAGACCATTCTGATCGAGCCGCTCAATCCTTACGACGCGCCGGGTTACTTCCTGGCTTCGAGCGCCCAGGCTTGCGAGATCATCGGCGCCATCGGCAAGCCGAATCTGAAGCTGATGTTCGACTGCTACCACATTCAGATCATTGAGGGCGACCTGACCCGCCGCCTGGAGCAGCTTATGCCGATCATCGGGCATATCCAGATCGCCGCCGTCCCCTCCCGCGCCGAGCCGGACAGCGGCGAAGTGGATTACCGGCATATCCTTAAGATGGTGGCGAGGCTTGGCTACAGCGCACCGATCGGCGCTGAATACCGGCCGCAGGGCGCGGTGGAAGCCGGGCTTGGCTGGATGGCGGTGCTGCGATGA
- the ytfQ gene encoding galactofuranose ABC transporter, galactofuranose-binding protein YtfQ produces MNSLRRLALSASMIALCCTAASAADMTVGFSQIGSESGWRAAETSVTKQEAEKRGITLKFADAQQKQENQIKAIRGFIAQGVDAILVAPVVATGWEEVLKEAKEAKIPVVLLDRGVDAPQDLYLTSVASDQVKEGRVAGEWLAKQVGDKQCRVVELQGTVGSTPAINRKKGFEEAIAGHKNISIVRSQTGDFTRSKGKEVMEGFLKAENGGKDICAMYAHNDDMAVGAIQSIKDAGLKPGTDILVVSIDAVPDIFAAMMNGEANATVELTPNMAGPAFDALDVFKASGKEPEKFIITESKLYTPSDDPKGEYERRKGLGY; encoded by the coding sequence ATGAATAGTTTACGCAGGCTTGCGCTGAGCGCAAGCATGATCGCGCTGTGCTGCACTGCAGCATCCGCTGCCGACATGACGGTCGGCTTCTCGCAGATCGGGTCGGAATCCGGCTGGCGTGCGGCTGAAACCTCGGTCACCAAGCAGGAAGCCGAGAAGCGCGGCATTACGCTGAAGTTCGCCGATGCGCAGCAGAAGCAGGAAAACCAGATCAAGGCGATCCGCGGCTTCATCGCGCAGGGCGTCGATGCCATCCTCGTCGCGCCGGTGGTTGCGACGGGCTGGGAAGAAGTCTTGAAGGAAGCCAAGGAAGCCAAGATCCCGGTGGTTCTGCTCGACCGCGGCGTCGATGCTCCGCAGGATCTCTACCTGACCTCGGTCGCCTCTGACCAGGTCAAGGAAGGTCGCGTGGCCGGTGAATGGCTTGCCAAGCAGGTCGGTGACAAGCAGTGCCGCGTTGTGGAACTGCAGGGCACCGTTGGCTCGACCCCGGCCATCAACCGCAAGAAGGGCTTCGAGGAAGCCATTGCCGGGCACAAGAACATCAGCATCGTGCGCAGCCAGACCGGCGACTTCACCCGTTCCAAGGGCAAGGAAGTCATGGAAGGCTTCCTGAAGGCTGAAAATGGCGGCAAGGACATCTGCGCCATGTATGCCCATAATGACGATATGGCCGTTGGCGCCATCCAGTCGATCAAGGATGCCGGCCTGAAGCCCGGTACCGACATTCTGGTCGTCTCGATCGATGCCGTTCCGGACATCTTCGCGGCCATGATGAACGGCGAGGCCAATGCGACTGTCGAGCTCACGCCGAACATGGCCGGCCCGGCTTTCGATGCGCTCGATGTCTTCAAGGCCTCCGGCAAGGAGCCTGAAAAATTCATCATCACCGAGTCCAAGCTCTATACGCCCTCCGATGATCCGAAGGGTGAGTATGAGCGCCGCAAAGGCCTCGGCTACTGA
- the otnK gene encoding 3-oxo-tetronate kinase, which yields MSIVLGAIADDFTGATDLAGLLARSGVPVGLRMGLPQPEETAEAPSPIEIVALKIRTQPVEQAIDEARQALRWLRQQGATRIYWKYCSTFDSTPAGNIGPVAEALMADLEAAQTIYCPAFPENGRSIFMGHLFVGEQPLDESPMKDHPLTPMRDSSLLRLLAPQVQGRVGLANRHAVAAGVEALRGRLADLKTQGVAHVIVDAVADSDLDTIAAAVADWPLITGGSALASPLPHLLQAAGALPAGGRMPAAARTPPTGGRLVLSGSCSAMTRSQVAEFCRHAASFRLDPLRLAEQGTDEARRWLDDQDPESPKIIFATAEPEEVRAAQQQLGAGRAGDLVEDALADLAKHALQVGVRRFVIAGGETSGAVTRALAVRRLQVGREIAPGVPWTYALAGGAPIALALKSGNFGRETFFADAFEALEAG from the coding sequence ATGAGCATTGTCCTTGGCGCCATTGCCGATGATTTTACGGGCGCGACGGATCTTGCCGGCCTTTTGGCGCGCAGCGGCGTTCCGGTTGGCTTGCGCATGGGACTGCCGCAGCCGGAGGAAACAGCCGAGGCGCCGTCGCCAATCGAGATTGTTGCCCTGAAGATCCGCACGCAGCCTGTCGAGCAGGCCATCGACGAGGCAAGGCAGGCTCTGCGCTGGCTGCGGCAGCAGGGCGCCACCCGCATCTACTGGAAATATTGCTCGACCTTCGACAGTACGCCTGCCGGCAATATCGGGCCGGTTGCCGAGGCCCTGATGGCCGATCTCGAGGCGGCGCAGACGATCTATTGCCCGGCCTTTCCCGAAAATGGGCGAAGCATTTTCATGGGCCATCTTTTCGTTGGCGAGCAACCGCTGGATGAAAGCCCGATGAAGGATCATCCGCTGACGCCGATGCGGGATTCAAGCCTTTTACGGCTGCTGGCGCCGCAGGTGCAGGGTCGGGTCGGGCTCGCAAATCGCCATGCGGTGGCCGCGGGCGTCGAGGCATTGCGTGGCCGGCTCGCGGATCTGAAGACGCAGGGCGTTGCGCATGTGATCGTCGATGCTGTGGCTGACAGCGATCTGGACACCATTGCCGCTGCTGTCGCTGACTGGCCGCTGATCACCGGTGGCAGCGCTCTCGCTTCTCCCCTGCCGCATCTGCTGCAGGCCGCCGGAGCACTGCCGGCCGGCGGGCGGATGCCTGCCGCCGCGCGCACACCGCCGACCGGGGGGCGGCTGGTCCTGTCCGGCAGTTGTTCGGCCATGACGCGGTCGCAGGTGGCGGAATTTTGCCGCCATGCCGCCAGTTTCCGGCTTGATCCCCTGCGTCTGGCCGAGCAAGGCACCGATGAAGCCCGACGCTGGCTGGACGACCAGGACCCGGAAAGCCCGAAGATCATATTCGCGACTGCGGAACCGGAGGAAGTTCGCGCGGCTCAGCAGCAACTGGGGGCCGGAAGGGCTGGCGACCTGGTCGAGGATGCTCTGGCTGATCTTGCCAAGCACGCGCTGCAAGTCGGGGTGCGCCGGTTCGTCATCGCAGGGGGCGAGACATCCGGCGCGGTGACCCGCGCCCTGGCGGTTCGCCGACTGCAGGTCGGGCGGGAGATCGCGCCGGGTGTCCCCTGGACCTATGCCCTGGCGGGCGGCGCCCCCATTGCCCTGGCCCTGAAATCCGGAAATTTTGGCCGCGAAACCTTTTTTGCCGATGCTTTCGAGGCGTTGGAGGCAGGATGA
- the ltnD gene encoding L-threonate dehydrogenase, which produces MGVASTRTATVIGLGSMGWGAAVSLLRAGFTVRGVDIRHDVLDRFRAAGGEAYESAGQAPASEVVFVFVVNSDQANSVLFGPGGALEAAGSGTVFLLCVTMAPSVTMEIAGRLAQTGMRVIDAPVSGGHLKALSGEMTIMGSGAAEAFDLAAPALDAVASKVFRLGEEIGLGSKVKMINQLLAGVHIAATAEALTLAAKAGLDLQTVFDVISVSAGASWMFTNRGPHIVHGDYEPRSAVDIFVKDLGIVLSEAAGQGAATPLSAAALALFKDAADQGLGREDDAAVAKILAGRSGVRLPGME; this is translated from the coding sequence ATGGGAGTGGCGTCAACCAGAACTGCAACAGTGATCGGCCTCGGGTCGATGGGCTGGGGCGCAGCCGTATCGCTGCTTCGGGCAGGCTTCACGGTGCGCGGCGTCGATATCCGTCACGATGTGCTGGATCGTTTCCGCGCGGCCGGCGGCGAAGCTTACGAGAGCGCCGGGCAGGCGCCGGCAAGCGAGGTCGTTTTCGTTTTCGTCGTCAATTCGGATCAGGCAAACAGCGTGCTGTTTGGCCCAGGCGGTGCACTTGAGGCGGCGGGGTCGGGCACGGTGTTTCTGCTCTGCGTGACAATGGCGCCGAGCGTCACCATGGAAATTGCCGGACGCCTGGCTCAGACGGGCATGCGGGTCATCGATGCTCCGGTGTCAGGGGGGCATCTGAAGGCGCTGTCTGGTGAGATGACCATCATGGGCTCCGGTGCCGCCGAGGCTTTCGACCTGGCCGCGCCGGCGCTCGATGCGGTTGCGAGCAAGGTCTTCCGGCTGGGAGAGGAAATCGGTCTCGGCTCCAAGGTCAAGATGATCAACCAGTTGCTGGCTGGCGTGCACATTGCCGCAACCGCCGAAGCTCTGACGCTTGCCGCCAAGGCCGGCCTGGACCTCCAGACTGTCTTCGATGTGATTTCGGTGTCGGCCGGCGCTTCCTGGATGTTTACCAATCGGGGACCGCATATCGTCCATGGCGATTACGAGCCGCGCTCGGCGGTGGATATCTTCGTCAAGGATCTTGGCATCGTTCTGTCGGAAGCGGCAGGGCAGGGAGCGGCAACGCCACTGAGCGCCGCAGCTCTTGCCCTGTTCAAGGATGCCGCAGATCAGGGTCTGGGGCGGGAAGACGATGCCGCTGTGGCCAAGATTCTGGCGGGCCGGAGCGGTGTGCGGCTCCCGGGCATGGAGTAG
- the otnC gene encoding 3-oxo-tetronate 4-phosphate decarboxylase, with the protein MSEEARLREDICRMARSLFDRGLTGGSSGNISARLSDGRLLVTPTGSSFGLLDPARLSLFDGEGRLVGGDSPTKEMPLHQAFYETRPARTGAVVHLHSCHSVALSMLPDVDPDNMLPPLTAYSIMKLGKVKLLPFFIPGDPAMGDAIRGLAGKRSAVMLANHGPVVAAKDLHAAVYAVEELEETAKLALLTRGLQPRLLSQEQVGDIVRRFDVEWD; encoded by the coding sequence ATGAGCGAGGAGGCACGGCTACGCGAGGATATCTGCCGCATGGCGCGATCGCTTTTCGATCGCGGCCTCACCGGTGGCTCATCCGGCAATATCTCCGCCAGGCTTTCGGACGGCCGACTGCTGGTGACGCCGACCGGCAGTTCCTTCGGATTGCTGGATCCCGCCAGGCTCTCGCTGTTCGACGGCGAGGGTCGCCTGGTGGGCGGCGACAGTCCGACCAAGGAAATGCCTCTCCACCAGGCCTTCTACGAGACGCGTCCGGCGAGAACAGGGGCCGTGGTGCACCTCCATTCCTGCCATTCCGTTGCGCTCTCAATGCTTCCGGATGTCGATCCGGACAATATGCTGCCGCCGCTGACGGCCTATTCGATCATGAAACTGGGCAAGGTGAAGCTGCTTCCCTTCTTCATTCCGGGCGATCCGGCCATGGGCGATGCCATTCGAGGCCTGGCTGGCAAGCGGTCTGCGGTCATGCTGGCCAATCACGGTCCGGTTGTTGCGGCCAAGGACCTGCATGCGGCGGTCTATGCGGTCGAGGAATTGGAGGAAACCGCAAAGCTCGCGCTACTAACCCGTGGCCTGCAGCCGCGCCTGTTATCGCAAGAGCAAGTTGGTGACATCGTCCGCCGCTTTGACGTGGAGTGGGACTGA
- a CDS encoding sugar ABC transporter ATP-binding protein, which produces MAIDQEVVLEARGITKTFGNHAALKGVDISLRRGEIHALLGENGAGKSTLIKILTGAYTPDGGTISLDGQPVSFTTPQQAQSLGIGTVYQEVNLLPNMTVSDNLFIGRQPSAYGMVNRRATDEMAREVLARYGLDLDVRSELSTHSVAVQQIVAIARAVELSGKVLILDEPTASLDRHEVTKLFETIRSLKARGLAIVFITHFLDQVFELSDRVTVLRNGALIGTEEIDGLDRTGLVRMMLGKDLVPHHHTAIEGTAEGGETLMSVRGLGLTGKVQPLDLDIRKGEVIGVAGLLGSGRTEMARLMFGIDVADSGGLHIDGQERVVRSARDAVELGFGFCPEDRKADGIFGELSVRENIVIAMQARLGWFRALNHDEQMEIAGNFIEALDIRTASADLPVKLLSGGNQQKVILARWLATDPRFLILDEPTRGIDVGAHAEIVRMISRLREDGLALVVISSELDEIVSYSSRVVVMRDRAMVAELEGSDITPSRIVQTIAGQTEEIPA; this is translated from the coding sequence ATGGCAATTGACCAGGAGGTGGTGCTCGAAGCCCGAGGCATCACCAAGACTTTCGGCAATCATGCGGCGCTGAAAGGTGTCGACATCAGCTTGCGGCGGGGCGAGATCCACGCGCTGCTGGGCGAGAACGGCGCAGGCAAATCCACGCTGATCAAGATCCTGACCGGCGCTTACACACCGGATGGCGGCACGATTTCGCTCGACGGGCAACCGGTCTCCTTCACGACACCGCAACAGGCGCAGTCGCTCGGCATCGGCACGGTCTACCAGGAGGTGAACCTGCTGCCCAACATGACCGTCAGCGACAATCTGTTCATTGGCCGCCAGCCGAGCGCCTATGGAATGGTCAATCGCCGGGCGACCGACGAGATGGCGCGCGAAGTGCTGGCTCGCTACGGCCTTGATCTCGATGTCCGCTCGGAACTCTCGACGCATTCCGTCGCCGTGCAGCAGATCGTCGCGATTGCCCGCGCTGTCGAACTGTCCGGCAAGGTGCTGATCCTCGACGAGCCGACGGCAAGTCTCGACCGGCACGAAGTCACGAAACTCTTCGAGACCATTCGCAGCCTCAAGGCGCGGGGTCTCGCCATCGTTTTCATCACGCATTTCCTGGACCAGGTGTTCGAATTGTCCGACAGGGTCACGGTCCTTCGCAATGGGGCGCTGATCGGCACCGAAGAAATCGACGGGCTGGATCGCACCGGCCTCGTGCGCATGATGCTCGGCAAGGATCTCGTTCCGCATCACCATACGGCAATCGAGGGAACGGCCGAAGGCGGCGAAACGCTGATGTCGGTGCGCGGGCTTGGCCTGACCGGCAAGGTGCAGCCGCTCGATCTCGACATCCGCAAGGGCGAAGTCATCGGCGTTGCTGGCCTTCTCGGCTCGGGCCGCACGGAAATGGCGAGGTTGATGTTTGGCATCGACGTGGCCGATAGCGGCGGCCTGCACATTGACGGGCAAGAGCGGGTGGTGCGCTCGGCACGTGACGCCGTGGAACTCGGTTTCGGCTTCTGTCCGGAGGACCGCAAGGCCGACGGCATTTTCGGCGAGCTTTCCGTGCGCGAGAATATCGTGATCGCCATGCAGGCCCGGCTCGGCTGGTTCCGCGCGCTCAATCACGACGAACAGATGGAAATCGCCGGCAATTTCATCGAGGCGCTCGATATCCGGACGGCCTCGGCCGACCTGCCGGTCAAGCTTCTATCCGGCGGCAACCAGCAGAAGGTCATTCTGGCGCGCTGGCTGGCGACCGATCCACGCTTCCTGATCCTCGACGAGCCGACCCGCGGCATCGATGTCGGCGCCCATGCGGAAATCGTGCGGATGATCAGCCGGTTGCGGGAAGACGGTCTGGCGCTGGTGGTCATCTCCTCGGAGCTGGACGAAATCGTCAGCTATTCCTCGCGCGTGGTGGTCATGCGCGACCGGGCCATGGTGGCCGAGCTGGAAGGTTCCGACATCACGCCCTCCAGGATCGTTCAGACCATTGCCGGCCAGACCGAGGAGATCCCGGCATGA
- a CDS encoding LacI family DNA-binding transcriptional regulator, whose protein sequence is MHKPTLEQVAAAAGVSKMTASRALRGAPDVSPESLRKVREAAERIGYVGNQLALSLSSRRTNLIGVVVPTMANVVFPEVLAGISTALEGSGMQAVFGLSEYDVEKEHDVIRAMLSWRPAAMIVTGLDQPERTTRLLRQAETPIVQIMDLDGEPIEFGVGLSHTAAGRDIAQALLAAGRRRFGYIGCGTGRDLRAGKRRQGFEESLAAAGLHWLAEETDPDLSSISLGKTLTRRLLERQKDLDCLYYSNDDMAAGGAFACMELGMAVPEKILIAGFNGLEIAQSLPVRIATSQSPRRQIGETAARLALKALTPERSRLDRIVAFETHILLSDAGPRDLTKLKGA, encoded by the coding sequence ATGCACAAACCGACCCTGGAACAGGTGGCCGCGGCTGCAGGCGTGAGCAAAATGACCGCCTCACGGGCCTTGCGCGGCGCACCGGATGTCTCGCCGGAAAGCTTGCGCAAGGTGCGCGAAGCGGCGGAGCGCATCGGCTATGTCGGAAACCAGCTGGCGCTTTCCCTCTCGTCACGGCGAACCAATCTGATCGGCGTCGTCGTGCCGACCATGGCCAATGTCGTTTTCCCGGAGGTTCTGGCAGGCATCAGCACTGCGCTCGAGGGAAGCGGGATGCAGGCAGTGTTCGGACTGTCTGAATATGATGTGGAAAAGGAGCATGACGTCATCCGCGCCATGTTGTCCTGGCGCCCTGCCGCGATGATCGTGACGGGTCTCGACCAGCCGGAGCGCACGACCCGGCTGCTGCGCCAGGCTGAAACACCGATCGTCCAGATCATGGATCTCGATGGCGAACCGATCGAATTCGGTGTCGGCCTGTCCCATACAGCGGCGGGCCGGGACATAGCCCAGGCGCTGCTGGCGGCCGGCAGACGCCGCTTCGGCTATATCGGCTGCGGAACAGGCCGGGACCTGAGAGCCGGCAAGCGCAGACAGGGTTTTGAGGAAAGCCTTGCCGCGGCGGGTCTCCACTGGCTGGCGGAGGAAACCGACCCCGATCTCTCCTCGATCAGTCTCGGCAAGACGCTCACCCGGCGACTGCTCGAACGGCAGAAGGACCTCGATTGCCTCTATTATTCCAATGACGACATGGCGGCCGGCGGCGCCTTCGCCTGTATGGAACTGGGCATGGCCGTTCCGGAAAAGATCCTCATCGCCGGGTTCAACGGCCTCGAAATCGCGCAGTCACTGCCCGTGCGAATTGCGACCTCGCAATCTCCGCGGCGCCAGATCGGCGAAACCGCCGCGCGGCTTGCGCTCAAGGCTCTCACACCCGAGCGCAGCAGGCTCGACCGTATCGTCGCCTTCGAAACCCACATCCTGCTCTCCGACGCGGGTCCACGCGACTTGACGAAACTTAAGGGAGCTTGA
- the denD gene encoding D-erythronate dehydrogenase yields the protein MHVLVIGAAGMVGRKLVERLASEPQALHGEITRLTLADAFEPPVPSALRAITTTQTVDLSAPGTAEGLIRGRPDLVVHLAAVVSGEAEADFDKGYAVNLDGSRMLFDAIRQEGLRDAYCPRVIFASSIAVFGAPFREVIAEDFFTTPLTSYGTQKAICELLLADYTRRGIFDGVGLRLPTICVRPGTPNKAASGFFSNILREPLSGREAILPVSEDVRHWFASPRAAVGFFLHAASMDTSLIGPRRNLTMPGLSALVGEEIEALRRVAGDKAVSLIRRQTDPVIEKIVAGWPTNFDAGRAESLGFKAEKTFDDIIRIHIEDELGGSLP from the coding sequence ATGCATGTCTTGGTAATCGGCGCCGCGGGTATGGTGGGGCGCAAACTGGTGGAAAGACTGGCAAGCGAGCCGCAGGCGCTTCACGGCGAGATCACGCGCCTGACGCTGGCCGACGCCTTCGAACCGCCAGTGCCCTCTGCACTCCGGGCGATCACGACAACACAGACGGTGGATCTTTCGGCGCCCGGCACGGCTGAGGGCCTGATCCGTGGCCGGCCGGATCTTGTCGTGCATCTCGCAGCCGTCGTATCAGGCGAGGCCGAGGCGGATTTCGACAAGGGCTACGCGGTCAATCTGGATGGAAGCCGGATGCTGTTTGATGCCATCCGGCAGGAAGGGCTGCGCGACGCCTATTGCCCCCGCGTCATTTTCGCCTCCTCCATTGCCGTCTTCGGCGCACCCTTCCGCGAGGTCATCGCCGAGGATTTCTTCACCACACCCCTGACCAGCTACGGCACGCAGAAAGCCATCTGCGAATTGCTGCTGGCCGATTACACGCGCCGCGGCATTTTCGATGGTGTCGGACTGCGCCTGCCCACCATTTGCGTGCGCCCGGGAACGCCCAACAAGGCCGCCTCCGGCTTCTTTTCCAATATTCTCCGTGAGCCGCTATCGGGCAGGGAGGCCATTCTTCCGGTGTCGGAGGATGTGCGTCACTGGTTTGCCAGTCCGCGTGCGGCGGTCGGCTTCTTTCTGCACGCGGCGAGCATGGATACGAGCCTGATCGGCCCGCGGCGCAACCTCACAATGCCGGGGCTTTCGGCGCTGGTCGGCGAGGAGATCGAGGCGCTGCGCCGGGTTGCGGGCGACAAGGCCGTCTCGCTGATCCGCCGCCAGACTGACCCGGTGATCGAGAAGATCGTGGCGGGCTGGCCGACCAATTTCGATGCCGGCCGCGCCGAGAGCCTTGGCTTCAAGGCGGAAAAGACCTTCGACGACATCATACGCATCCATATCGAGGATGAACTGGGAGGGTCGCTGCCATGA